Within Gilvibacter sp. SZ-19, the genomic segment AGTTTTTTCATGTAAGGTTTAAGATTTGGGCTGCTTAAACTTACTAAAATTTATGCAATAGATTCATAAATCAAGGCAGCTGTTTTAGCGCTTGCCCCTGTTCCTCCGAGCTTTTTCTCCAAAGCGAAGTAATCTAAAAAGAGCATTTCCCTGTGCTCGGGATCTAGGATCTTGTCTAGTTCCTGTTGTAATTTTTTAGTGTTGAATTCTCCTTGAATGAGTTCCGTTACGGCTGGTTTATCCAAGATGAGATTAACCAAGGAGATATAATTGAGCTTTATTAGACGCTTGGCAATTTGATAAGAGATCCAGCTGCCTTTGTAACAGACAACTTGAGGGATTTTAAACAGGGCCGTCTCTAAGGTAGCGGTCCCAGAGGTGACCAAAGCCGCATCGGATACACTGAGAAGGTCGTAGGTCTTGTTCTGAATAAAACTGGCCTTTCTACCGTTCACGATCTTTTCGTAAAAGCTGGTCTCTTGACTCGGAGCACCTGCAATTACAAATTGGTGGTCCGGATATTTGGGTACCATGTCCAGCATAACATCGAGCATGGTGGTGATCTCTTGCTTGCGACTTCCAGGTAAAAGCGCAATGATTGGTCGCTCGTCCAATTGATGTTCTTGTCGGAATTTTTTAGGATCTATTACTGGTCTATTCGCAATAGCATCCAGCAAGGGATGGCCTACAAATTCGACCGGAAAATTGTGTTTTTCTTCGTAGAATTCTTTTTCAAAAGGCAAGATCACATACATGGCGTCTACATCGCGTTTTACCTTTTTGATGCGACCTTCTTTCCAAGCCCATAGCTGTGGTGAGATGTAGTAATGCGTTGGATATCCTTCTTTTTTTGCCCACTCGGCAATTCTAAAATTGAACCCAGGGTAGTCTATAAAGATCAGCACATCTGGAGCAAATGCCGCAATGTCTTGCTTGCAGAATTTAATGTTCTTTAAAATAGTGCCCAGGTTGGCAACTACTTCTATAAAGCCCATAAAAGCCAGTTCTTTAATGTGTTTCACCACCGTTGCGCCTTGGGCTTGCATAAGATCTCCACCCCAGCAGCGGATCTCTGCTTGGGGATCTTCTTTCTTAAGCGCCTTGATCAGGTTGGACCCATGCAGGTCTCCTGAAGCTTCTCCGGCAATGATATAATACTTCATCGGCTAGGCTATAAAATAAAGAATGTATGTTGTGATCGCGGTGATGAAAGTAGCCATGACCACACCTCGAGCCTCGTACTCTTTGTTGCGCTTAAGCAACCAAAAGAACAGTAAAAGGTTGGGTAGTGCACCTAAGGCTAAGATCATCCAAAAGGCATCGCTATTCCAAAAAACATTAAAAGTTGACACAAAGCCACGGCCTTTTACCTGTGCAATTATAAACACGCAAAGGAGCACTCCAATGGTATTACAGGCAAGCCCGGCCAGCAGGCCTTTAAGTATTCGTTGTTTCATAAATCCGCAGCGACCGATAACAGATTCGATCCTTGTTTAGTCCCTGCTAAATTAAGCATTTTAACTGCTTTTTTACCCGATTTTGGTTTAACAAAAAATTAGTACCCACACTGCGGAATGGCACGGTTTTTTCTATAATTTAGAGAGCTTATAAAAGATGATGTAATGCGATTAATGAAAAAGAATTTCAAACTGCTTATGTTGGCCGTATTTGTAGCCGCCGCATCTTGCAGTTTTACCACTAAAAGTTTTGAAGATCCCGATAAAGATAAACTCCTCATTGACCTGATCACCTATGTGTTGGAAAAGGGTCATTACGATGCCAAACAATTTGACGATAGCTTCTCAGAGGCGGTTTACAAAGACTTTATAAACAATGTAGATCCTATCAAGCGTTATTTTCTAGCGTCTGATATTGCCGAGTTTGAACAATACAAGACGTCCATAGATGACCAATTACTGGCCAAAGAACTGGATTTCTTCAATTTGGTTTACTCCAGATTGGATCAGCGCATTAAAGAAGCGCAAACCTATTATCCGGAAATATTAGACAAGCCTTTTGATTTTTCTGTTTCTGAGGAGATAAACGTAGACTACGAGAATCTGCCTTACGCCAGCAACAAGAAAGAACTTAAGGATCGTTGGAGAAAACAACTCAAATACACTACGCTTTCTACCTATTACGACAATATTGAAGATAACTTGTTCAAAATAGAGAACGAGGAAGATTATACACCCAAGACCAAAGCACAGTTGGAAGCCGATGCTCGTGAGACTACGCTGAACAGCTTTAACGACAATTACAGCTTTGTGAACGACTTGGAGCGCAATGACTATTTCGCCGTTTTCTTGAACTCTGTAGTAACTCAGTTCGATCCGCATACCAACTATTTTGCACCGCCAGATAGAGATCGATTCGACCTGCAAATGTCTGGGCGTTTAGAAGGTATCGGGGCGCGCTTACAAAAGCAGAGCGATTACATCAAAGTTGTAGAAGTTATAAGTGGAGGTCCGGCTTGGCGTGGAGAACATATCGAGGTTGGAGATGTTATCTTAAAAGTAAGACAAGAAGACGAGACCGACCCTACAAGTATAGTAGGTATGCGTGTAGACGACGCAGTAAAACTCATAAAAGGCCCGAAAGGTACGCAGGTTACACTCACCATTAAGCGCGTAGACGGGACCATAGAAGAAGAAACCATTACCAGAGATGTGGTAGAGATAGGAGAGACCTATGCTAAATCTGCTATTATCGAAAAGGAAGATCGCAAATTCGGACTCATCAACTTGCCGGCATTCTATTTTACCATGCAAGATTATGAGGAGCGCAATGCCGCTGCCGATGTAAAAAAGGAGATCCTAGAACTCAAACAACAAGGAATGGAAGGCCTGGTGCTTGACCTTAGAAACAATGGAGGTGGTTCTTTGAGAACTGCAGTAGACATTGCAGGGCTATTCATTAAAGAAGGACCAGTGGTTCAGGTAGCTTCTAACGGTAAGCGTAAGGAAGTGCTATCAGATCGCGATAGCGAGATCGTTTGGGATGGGCCACTAGTTATTTTGGTAAACGATGCTTCTGCATCGGCCTCAGAGATCTTGGCTGCTGCAATGCAAGATTACAAGCGCGCCGTTATTATCGGAAGCAAACAAACTTACGGTAAGGGTACGGTTCAAAACCTACTCGATCTAAACCAATGGTTGCGCAACAACGATATGGGCGATATGGGAGCTTTAAAGCTTACCACTCAAAAGTATTATCGTGTTAATGGTGGTTCTACCCAATTGGAAGGAGTAAAGAGTGATGTGGTTATGCCAGGGCGTTACGCCTATTTGGACATAGGCGAGAAGGAATATGACAATCCGCTGCCATACGACAAGATCACTCCGGCGAACTATTCGCCTTATGATGGCTATATCGATTATGAGTCGACCATTAAAAGGTCTAACGAGCGTATGGCTAAAAGTGCCGAGCTCAAGCTGATCGAAGAGAACGCTAAGTGGATCAAACAGCGCCAAGATGAGAACGTGGTCTCCTTGAATTTGGAGGCTTACACTCAGGCCATCAAAGATCGTGAGCAATATGCCAAACGCTTCGATGTCTTAGAGGATTACCAATCTGGATTAAACTTCAAGTCTTTGCCAAAAGAGTTGGGATTGATCGAAATAGATTCTACCTTGGGCCAAAACAGACAGCGCTGGCACAAGAACCTTAGAAGCGATATCTATGTAGAAGAAGCCGTTAGCGTATTAGAAGACCTTAAACTCAACAATATAAGACAAGGTAGTCTGGCCAAGATCAAAGATTAAATGCCTCTATGGGGAGATCAGATTCCTTAACAGCACAAGCGCTCCGAAAATTCACAAAGAATTTTTGGGGCGTTTTTAGTTTGATTTTATTGGTTGTGGCTGTATTGGTCGCGATCTTCGCCTACGCCTTGGCTCCAGATAATTCGCGTAATGCGAATCAAATGCATGTCTCTATACATTCACAATCTCCGGGGTTTGCAGTAGATCTCTTGACAGTTCCTTCCGAGCTGAAGCAAGAACAATCTGCCCTTAGTGCCTTTTTTACGGGGAGGAAAACCAGCGACTCCGAGTTGCCTATTGCGGCTTATGAACTTACCGATTCAGGCATTGTCATTACCGAGTACGCCCAAGATGGATTAGAAGGCCTGCAAAAGCAGTTCCATCTGTCTAAGTTCCCACAAGCAGACAGTCCAGAAGAGATCGTTACTAATTATATCCGTAATGAAAAGTTCCTATTGGGTACAGACAAATACGGCCGAGATCTATTGAGTCGGATGCTGGTAGGTATTCGGATTTCATTGGCCATTGGCTTTGTCTCTGTACTGATCTCCTTGCTTATAGGTATGACCTTGGGTGCTGTTGCGGGTTACTTCGGAGGGCGTATAGATACTGTCATCATGTGGATCATAAATGTGACCTGGTCCATCCCAACCCTCTTGTTAGTAATTGCTATTACCTTGGCCTTGGGCAAAGGCTTTTGGCAAGTGTTCATTGCCGTTGGGCTGACTATGTGGGTGGAAGTGGCCCGTGTGGTTCGGGGTCAAGTAATGAGCGTTAAGAACATGCAATATGTCACTGCCGCCAAGGCCTTGGGATACGATAACTTTAGGATCATCAGTAAACACATAATTCCAAATATACTCGCGCCTGTAATTGTGATCTCTGCTGCCAATTTCGCTGCGGCTATTCTCATTGAAAGCGGACTGAGCTTTTTAGGTATTGGAGCACAACCTCCTATGCCTAGTTGGGGCGGAATGATCAAAGACCATTACAATTATATCGTTTTGGGTAAACCCTATTTAGCAATAGTACCAGGAATAGCCATCATGGTTTTGGTTATGGCCTTTATGCTTATAGGTAATGCCTTGAGAGATGCTTTGGATGTAAAGATGTAAGATGAACAGAAAGTACATTTACCCCATACTCATTGTTGTTGTGACCGTTGCGCTGTACTACGCAGAGCGCTATGTAGACCGAAATCCAATTGGTAGTAAGGAGGTTTCCATTGAGAAGGCCAGTGCCAATTTTTCTAATGCTATTTTGCCTTCCGGAGATCAGATAGTACAGCATGATTATTATACGCTTTCCTATAACGAGACCCATGAGCAGGCGGAGTGGGTGGCCTATGAGCTGCGCAAGGCTCAAGTGGTCGATAACAATTACGACAGGCCTTATTTTGAGCAGGATCCGAAGGTGAAATCTAAGTCGGCGCATTGGCGCAATTATAAGAATTCAGGCTACGATCGTGGGCATTTGGTCGCTGCCGCAGATATGGAATTCAATTACGATGCCTTTAAAGACACCTTCTATACCAGCAATATAAGCCCCCAACTGCACGAATTTAACAGCGGGGTGTGGAATTATCTAGAACAGCGCGTTAGGCGTTGGGCAGAAGAGAATGACGGTGTTTTTGTGATCGCTGGAGGGGTATTAAAAGATCCGATGGACGCCATTGGTTCGGAGCAGGTTACTGTGCCCAAGGCCTTTTATAAGATCGTGGTCGATACGTATAGAGATGATTACCGAGTCATTGCCTTTCTGATTCCTCATAGTGAGGATGCAAGACGGTATTCGGATTTTATTGTTTCTGTGGATGAGATAGAAGCGGCTACCGGAATAGACTTTTTTGCCGGCCTGCCTGAAGCAACTCAGCAGCAACTAGAACAGCGAATAGATAGGTTGTACTACAATATCGACTAGCGATTGATAAAGTTGCTGGAATCTAACTTTACAAAGATGAACAGCAAGATGGTGAATCCCCATAGGGCAGATCCGCCATAGGAGAAAAAGGGCAACGGGATCCCTACCGTTGGGAATAGTCCGGTTACCATCCCAATATTCACAAAGAAGTGGAAGAATAAGATAGCGGCCACACTATAACCATATACCCGCGCGAATTGTTGTTTTTGTCGCTCAGCCAAGATCAGCAGTCGAATGATCAACCACAAAAAGAGGATCACCACAATGATACTGCCTAAAAATCCCCATTCTTCGCCAACGGTGCTGAAAATATAATCGGTATGCTGCTCCGGAACAAAATTCCCTTTGGTCTGAGTGCCTTTTGTCCAACCCTTGCCCCAAAAACCACCACTGCCAATGGCTATCTCACTTTGGTTAGTGTTATATCCAATACCGCGAGTATCTACTTCCTTGCCAAGAACAATATTGAATCGGTCGCGGTGACGCTGCTCAAAAACATTATTGAATATATAGCTTACCGAAAAGGCAAAAGCTACACAGGCGCCCGTAATGATCACATATTTACCCAGATTCCTTCTCTTTTTCCTGTTCTTGATCCAAAGCACAACCGCAATTGCTGCTACCCCTGCGGCTACCCAATAAGCGCCGATCAAGAGGGTCGCTACAAATAAGAAGGCCACAATGAAACCGAGTAGTAAATAAATAAAGCTTAAGCCTTCTCTATAGAGCGGGAAAATAAGGGCTGTGAATATCAAGGCACTACCTGGGTCGGGTTGTGGAATGATAAACAGAGCAGGTAGTATAATTATCAGAAACGCTTTAAGCTGATGGTTGAACAGCCTTACGTTGGTCTGAATGTCGCTCAGATATTTACTCAAAGCTAGGGCTGTTGCCGCTTTTGCAAATTCCGAAGGTTGCAGTCCGAAAGCACCAAAGGAATACCAACTTTTAGCCCCGTTGATATCCTTTCCAAAAACAAATAGGCCCAATAAACTCGCCAAGGCCAACAAATAGATAACGCTAGAAAAGCGTTCGTAGAACTTAGCCTCAACCGCGAGTATAAAAACAATGAGCACCAGGCTAAGGCCTATAAAAAACAACTGTTTTGCGTAAATATTTCCCAGGTCGGTGAAAGAAACAGCGGAATCAGAAAGAGAAGCGGAGTATATGTTCATCCATCCCATACCCACCAAAAGCAAATACAAGATAACCGTTATCCAGTCTATGTTTTGTAAAGTACTGTTGCGCTGCATTATTGATTGATTATGAAAGGCTCCCCAGAAAAAGGCTTGGCATATTCCTCTTCAAGACTGCCGTTTATCACAAAATCTTCCATGTCCTTACGACTAATTTCTCCACGCAAGTACTTTTCGATCATCAGGCCTGCTATGCGTCCTGCCCATCGAGAACCCCAATATCCGTTTTCTACAAATACAGCCAACGCGATCTTCGGATCATCCTTCGGGGCGAACGCAACAAAGATTGAGTGGTCTGTAAGCTGAACCACCTCGCCATCTATACGCATGAAGTTCTCTGCAGTCCCCGTTTTTCCACAGATCTCAATACCCGGCACCTGAATGAACTTTGCGGTTCCTTCGTTGTACACGTCGAACATGCCTTCTATGACCGGTTCAAAATGCTCCGGATCAATAGTAGTGTAGTGTTTCTCGGTATATTTCTGCGGAAGCGTATCCACACCTTTGATCTGTTTGATAATGTGCGGCCTGTAGAACCATCCTTTGTTGGCAATGACCGCTGCGGTATGTGCCATTTGCATTGGTGTCATGGTAACTTCCCCTTGGCCAATGGCATTAGAAATGGTTGCCGTTGCATACCAGCGATATTTTGGGTAATTGTAACTGCGGTTATAAAATCCGGAGTCTGGAATGTATCCCTTCCGACCGCTGGGTAAGTCATAACCCATATAATTCCCCAGACCGAAACTCTCCAAATGATCATGCCAGGCGTCTATACCTTCTTGCGGACTGTCATATTTTTCAATGGTTCTTCGGTAAATGGTACAGAAGTAGGTATTGCAACTGTTGGCTATACCTCCAACCATATCAAGAGGACTTCTGTGGGCATGGCAACCCAGGGGTTTGCGTCCGCCGTAGTAATAAGCACCACTGCAACTAATACGTTCTTCTGCGGTGACAACGCCTTCTTGCATGCCTATAAGTGAGGTTAGCGCTTTAAACGGCGAGCCTGGTGCATATTGTCCTTCCAAGACCCTGTCAAATAAAGGTTTTGCAATGGAATCGTTGTATAGCCCAGTATAATTCTTAGATCGTTTTCGGCCTACCAAATAATCCGGATCATATGAGGGCGCTGTGATCAGCGAAAGAATCTCTCCGGTCTTAGGTTCTATGGCGACTATACCGCCGCGTTTGTTTTGCATGAGCAATTGTCCGTAGGCCTGCAATTCGGCATCCAAGGTCAATACTATGTCTCTTCCAGATACAGGAATAGTGTCGAAAATTCCATCTTTATAAGGGCCTATATCGCGATTGAATCTGTCTTTTTGAATGTATTTTACTCCTTTGACACCTCTTAGGATATCTTCGTATTGTTTCTCTACACCTGTCATCCCAATGTAGTCTCCCAATCGATAATACGGGTTGCGGTTCATTATGGCCTCATTGACCTCTCCAATAAAACCCAGAACGTTGGCAGAATGATCAACTTGATAGTCGCGTAAAGAGCGTTTTTGAATAAAGAAGCCCTTGTACTGGTACATTTTCTCCTGTAAAGCTGCAAACTCTTCCTTGGTGAGTTGCGGCATAAAAGGCGATGGGATGCGCGGAGAATAGGTCCAAGCTTTTTTTAGTTTTCTGTCGAATTCCTCTTTGGTGATGCCCATATCTGTAATAAAGGCGAGGGTGTCCAGATCTTTTACATTTCTGGGGATCACCATAATATCGTAAGCCGGCTGGTTGGCAACCATCAATTCCCCATTGCGATCAAAGATATAACCGCGCTCCGGATAGTCGTAGACCATTTTTATGGCGTTGTTCTCCGAGAGTTTCTGAAAACTAGAATCGTAGATCTGCAGATAGAAAAGCCGAGCGGCAAACACAAGGCCACTGCAAAGCGTCAGTCCTAAAAGCAAAAGTTTTCTCATCGTTTTTTCGAACCTAAAAGAATAAAACTGATCAGGATCAGAAGGCTACTAAAGCCCACTGAGAACAGGGTCGATTTAAGGATCAACAACAGATGGTCTGTACTAAAGATCTCCAGACAAAACAAAACCGAATGATGAACCAAAACCGCACCGAGCACATAAGTGATAATGCCTCCAAGCGGCATTTCTATGATCTTGACCACATTGTATTCGTAGCTTATTCCAAAGGAGGTCTTTAAAAAAAAGGGTCTGGAATATGCCATACATACACTTGCAACGGCGTGAACCCCTCCCGTATTGCTAAATACATCAACTAAAAGTCCTAAAAAGAAACTACTCAGCAATAATACGGTTCGATTACCACTAACCGGGAACCGTAAGATGTAGATCACATAAAGAAAGGGCACTATATAGCCAAACAGCGCAATATTGTTAAGCAGTAGCACCTGCAAGAGCAGAAGGGCTACGAATCGGACGCTATTGGAGATCACCTCATTCTTCATTGGGTATACTGGCTTCTAATTCTTGGATCTCTGGAGCATCGGCAATGCGAATCACATAGGCTGGTCCTAAACTGGTCATATCGTTGAACAAACGGATCTGTACCACGTAGTAATTCCCAGATTGATCGAGTTCATAACTTTCAATACTTCCTATGGGTATCCCTGCAGGAAATATAGTTGATCGCCCGCCGGTCACTATGCTATCTCCTATTGCCAAAGGCGCTAATCGCTGTACGTCTATCAATTGCACCACATTAGGGTCTCGGGTGTCCCATTGCAGGGTTCCAAAATGATTGGATTTGGTCAGTTTAGCATTGATGCTAGATTGGGTATTCAAGATGGAAAGGACTGTGGCATAACCTTCTGAGGTCTTGTCTATGATCCCTAGTATCCCATTGGGGCTAACAACTCCCATTCCCGACTGGACCCCATCTCTTTCTCCACCTTTTAGGGTGAGGTAATTTTTGGTTCTGCTGTAATTATTATCAATGACCTTTGCGGGAATATAGTCCACATCAGCGAATAAAGAACTCCGCATAGCTTGTCTGCGATAAACAGAGTCCACGTTGCCAACAGCTTCTCGCAATTGACTGTTTTCTTGTTGGAGGAGTTCGTTTTGTGCTTTCAGATCGAAGTATTCCCCAATACCCGAGGTCCAACTCAAAAGCGTTCCGCTTAAACCATTGGCGGCGCTGAGGTATTTTCCCGAGTGATAGGATCTGGATTGAAATGTGAAATAGAGCCCAAGGAGCACCAACAAGCAGAACAACAGAAAATGCCTCTTTCGAATAAAGAAATTAATAAGCTGTTGCATGCTTGGGGTTTATTACGGGATCAACACACTTTTGTACTTGTTTAAGTTTTTCAAACAAATTCCGGTACCGCGAACTACTGCGCGTAGCGGATCTTCTGCAATATAAACGGGCAGATCTGTTTTTTGAGACAGGCGTTTGTCCAATCCACGAAGCATAGAACCACCTCCGGCCAAATAGATTCCGGAGTTGTAAATGTCTGCAGCCAGTTCTGGTGGCGTTTGCGATAAAGTTTCCATCACAGCATCTTCAATGCGCAGAATGGACTTATCAAGGGCTTTCGCTATTTCGCGATAAGAAGTTTGGATCTGTTTTGGTTTCCCGGTGAGTAAGTCACGACCTTGTACAGCCATGTCGTCTGGCGGAAGTTCCAGATCTTCTATAGCAGCACCGATCTGGATCTTGATCTTCTCTGCCGTGCGCTCTCCAACATACAGGTTGTGCTGGGTACGCATATAGTAAATGATGTCGTTGGTAAAACCGTCTCCTGCTATCTTCACAGACTTGTCACATACGATACCTCCTAAAGCAATTACGGCGATCTCGGTAGTTCCTCCTCCAATGTCAACGATCATGTTCCCTTTGGGTTGCATGATGTCTATTCCGATACCAATTGCAGCTGCCATTGGCTCGTGGATCAGATAAACTTCCTTTCCGTTTACTTTTTCTGCGGATTCTTTTACAGCGCGCATCTCTACCTCTGTAATTCCACTTGGAATACAGATTACAATGCGCAGACCAGGCTTAAAGAGCTTCTTTTTAATTGCCGGAATATCTTTAATGAACATATTGATCATCGATTCCGAAGCGTCAAAGTCTGCAATTACACCGTCCTTTAGCGGGCGAATCGTTTTGATATTCTCGTGGGTCTTTCCTTGCATCATATTGGCCTCGCGACCAACGGCGATGATCTTCCCGGAGGAACGGTCTCTTGCAACAATAGAAGGCGCATCCACAACCACCTTGTCATTGTGAATAATAAGGGTGTTAGCAGTGCCCAGATCGATTGCTATTTCCTCTGTTAAGAAGTCGAAAAATCCCATAAAATAGTGCGTGCAGCTTTTAAATTAGTGGCCTGAAGATCAGTGTCACACAAAAGTAATAAAATTAATGAAGTCCGCTCGACTTTTAGCGCACTAGTGAAGCCGAATTTTCTTCTAGTGTTTAAAATGACGCGTTCCGGTCATAACCATAGCCATTCCATTGGCGTTACAGTAATCAATGCTGAGCTGATCTTTGATAGAACCACCCGGTTGGATCACTGCTTTTATTCCGGCCTTGTCTGCTATCTCAACACAGTCAGGGAAAGGGAAGAAAGCATCGCTGGCCATCACCGCGCCGTCGAGGTCAAAATCAAACGATCTTGCTTTGTCTATGGCTTGTCGGAGCGCATCTACTCGCGAAGTTTGTCCGGTTCCGCTGGCACAAAGTTGTTTCCCTTTGGCCAAAACAATGGTGTTGGACTTGGTGTGCTTACACACTTTACTTGCGAATAGTAAATCTGCTAACTCAGAATCTGACGGTTTATTGTCGGTGGCCTGTGTTAAATCTTCTGCGGAGTCTGTTTTGTGATCTCTGTCTTGAACCAAAGCTCCGTTAAGGCAGGAGCGAACTATGGTCTCTGGTAAGGCCGTTTGCTTCAATTTTAACATGATGCGATTCTTTTTCCCTTTTAAGATCTCTAGGGCATCGGCATCAAAGTCTGGAGCAATGACCACTTCGCAGAACAGCTTGTGGATCTCCTCCGCAGTAGC encodes:
- the mreC gene encoding rod shape-determining protein MreC, with the translated sequence MQQLINFFIRKRHFLLFCLLVLLGLYFTFQSRSYHSGKYLSAANGLSGTLLSWTSGIGEYFDLKAQNELLQQENSQLREAVGNVDSVYRRQAMRSSLFADVDYIPAKVIDNNYSRTKNYLTLKGGERDGVQSGMGVVSPNGILGIIDKTSEGYATVLSILNTQSSINAKLTKSNHFGTLQWDTRDPNVVQLIDVQRLAPLAIGDSIVTGGRSTIFPAGIPIGSIESYELDQSGNYYVVQIRLFNDMTSLGPAYVIRIADAPEIQELEASIPNEE
- a CDS encoding rod shape-determining protein MreD → MKNEVISNSVRFVALLLLQVLLLNNIALFGYIVPFLYVIYILRFPVSGNRTVLLLSSFFLGLLVDVFSNTGGVHAVASVCMAYSRPFFLKTSFGISYEYNVVKIIEMPLGGIITYVLGAVLVHHSVLFCLEIFSTDHLLLILKSTLFSVGFSSLLILISFILLGSKKR
- the lpxB gene encoding lipid-A-disaccharide synthase, yielding MKYYIIAGEASGDLHGSNLIKALKKEDPQAEIRCWGGDLMQAQGATVVKHIKELAFMGFIEVVANLGTILKNIKFCKQDIAAFAPDVLIFIDYPGFNFRIAEWAKKEGYPTHYYISPQLWAWKEGRIKKVKRDVDAMYVILPFEKEFYEEKHNFPVEFVGHPLLDAIANRPVIDPKKFRQEHQLDERPIIALLPGSRKQEITTMLDVMLDMVPKYPDHQFVIAGAPSQETSFYEKIVNGRKASFIQNKTYDLLSVSDAALVTSGTATLETALFKIPQVVCYKGSWISYQIAKRLIKLNYISLVNLILDKPAVTELIQGEFNTKKLQQELDKILDPEHREMLFLDYFALEKKLGGTGASAKTAALIYESIA
- the mrdA gene encoding penicillin-binding protein 2, translating into MRKLLLLGLTLCSGLVFAARLFYLQIYDSSFQKLSENNAIKMVYDYPERGYIFDRNGELMVANQPAYDIMVIPRNVKDLDTLAFITDMGITKEEFDRKLKKAWTYSPRIPSPFMPQLTKEEFAALQEKMYQYKGFFIQKRSLRDYQVDHSANVLGFIGEVNEAIMNRNPYYRLGDYIGMTGVEKQYEDILRGVKGVKYIQKDRFNRDIGPYKDGIFDTIPVSGRDIVLTLDAELQAYGQLLMQNKRGGIVAIEPKTGEILSLITAPSYDPDYLVGRKRSKNYTGLYNDSIAKPLFDRVLEGQYAPGSPFKALTSLIGMQEGVVTAEERISCSGAYYYGGRKPLGCHAHRSPLDMVGGIANSCNTYFCTIYRRTIEKYDSPQEGIDAWHDHLESFGLGNYMGYDLPSGRKGYIPDSGFYNRSYNYPKYRWYATATISNAIGQGEVTMTPMQMAHTAAVIANKGWFYRPHIIKQIKGVDTLPQKYTEKHYTTIDPEHFEPVIEGMFDVYNEGTAKFIQVPGIEICGKTGTAENFMRIDGEVVQLTDHSIFVAFAPKDDPKIALAVFVENGYWGSRWAGRIAGLMIEKYLRGEISRKDMEDFVINGSLEEEYAKPFSGEPFIINQ
- the rodA gene encoding rod shape-determining protein RodA, translated to MQRNSTLQNIDWITVILYLLLVGMGWMNIYSASLSDSAVSFTDLGNIYAKQLFFIGLSLVLIVFILAVEAKFYERFSSVIYLLALASLLGLFVFGKDINGAKSWYSFGAFGLQPSEFAKAATALALSKYLSDIQTNVRLFNHQLKAFLIIILPALFIIPQPDPGSALIFTALIFPLYREGLSFIYLLLGFIVAFLFVATLLIGAYWVAAGVAAIAVVLWIKNRKKRRNLGKYVIITGACVAFAFSVSYIFNNVFEQRHRDRFNIVLGKEVDTRGIGYNTNQSEIAIGSGGFWGKGWTKGTQTKGNFVPEQHTDYIFSTVGEEWGFLGSIIVVILFLWLIIRLLILAERQKQQFARVYGYSVAAILFFHFFVNIGMVTGLFPTVGIPLPFFSYGGSALWGFTILLFIFVKLDSSNFINR
- a CDS encoding ABC transporter permease; the protein is MGRSDSLTAQALRKFTKNFWGVFSLILLVVAVLVAIFAYALAPDNSRNANQMHVSIHSQSPGFAVDLLTVPSELKQEQSALSAFFTGRKTSDSELPIAAYELTDSGIVITEYAQDGLEGLQKQFHLSKFPQADSPEEIVTNYIRNEKFLLGTDKYGRDLLSRMLVGIRISLAIGFVSVLISLLIGMTLGAVAGYFGGRIDTVIMWIINVTWSIPTLLLVIAITLALGKGFWQVFIAVGLTMWVEVARVVRGQVMSVKNMQYVTAAKALGYDNFRIISKHIIPNILAPVIVISAANFAAAILIESGLSFLGIGAQPPMPSWGGMIKDHYNYIVLGKPYLAIVPGIAIMVLVMAFMLIGNALRDALDVKM
- a CDS encoding rod shape-determining protein, producing MGFFDFLTEEIAIDLGTANTLIIHNDKVVVDAPSIVARDRSSGKIIAVGREANMMQGKTHENIKTIRPLKDGVIADFDASESMINMFIKDIPAIKKKLFKPGLRIVICIPSGITEVEMRAVKESAEKVNGKEVYLIHEPMAAAIGIGIDIMQPKGNMIVDIGGGTTEIAVIALGGIVCDKSVKIAGDGFTNDIIYYMRTQHNLYVGERTAEKIKIQIGAAIEDLELPPDDMAVQGRDLLTGKPKQIQTSYREIAKALDKSILRIEDAVMETLSQTPPELAADIYNSGIYLAGGGSMLRGLDKRLSQKTDLPVYIAEDPLRAVVRGTGICLKNLNKYKSVLIP
- a CDS encoding DNA/RNA non-specific endonuclease, translating into MNRKYIYPILIVVVTVALYYAERYVDRNPIGSKEVSIEKASANFSNAILPSGDQIVQHDYYTLSYNETHEQAEWVAYELRKAQVVDNNYDRPYFEQDPKVKSKSAHWRNYKNSGYDRGHLVAAADMEFNYDAFKDTFYTSNISPQLHEFNSGVWNYLEQRVRRWAEENDGVFVIAGGVLKDPMDAIGSEQVTVPKAFYKIVVDTYRDDYRVIAFLIPHSEDARRYSDFIVSVDEIEAATGIDFFAGLPEATQQQLEQRIDRLYYNID
- a CDS encoding carboxy terminal-processing peptidase, whose protein sequence is MKKNFKLLMLAVFVAAASCSFTTKSFEDPDKDKLLIDLITYVLEKGHYDAKQFDDSFSEAVYKDFINNVDPIKRYFLASDIAEFEQYKTSIDDQLLAKELDFFNLVYSRLDQRIKEAQTYYPEILDKPFDFSVSEEINVDYENLPYASNKKELKDRWRKQLKYTTLSTYYDNIEDNLFKIENEEDYTPKTKAQLEADARETTLNSFNDNYSFVNDLERNDYFAVFLNSVVTQFDPHTNYFAPPDRDRFDLQMSGRLEGIGARLQKQSDYIKVVEVISGGPAWRGEHIEVGDVILKVRQEDETDPTSIVGMRVDDAVKLIKGPKGTQVTLTIKRVDGTIEEETITRDVVEIGETYAKSAIIEKEDRKFGLINLPAFYFTMQDYEERNAAADVKKEILELKQQGMEGLVLDLRNNGGGSLRTAVDIAGLFIKEGPVVQVASNGKRKEVLSDRDSEIVWDGPLVILVNDASASASEILAAAMQDYKRAVIIGSKQTYGKGTVQNLLDLNQWLRNNDMGDMGALKLTTQKYYRVNGGSTQLEGVKSDVVMPGRYAYLDIGEKEYDNPLPYDKITPANYSPYDGYIDYESTIKRSNERMAKSAELKLIEENAKWIKQRQDENVVSLNLEAYTQAIKDREQYAKRFDVLEDYQSGLNFKSLPKELGLIEIDSTLGQNRQRWHKNLRSDIYVEEAVSVLEDLKLNNIRQGSLAKIKD